Proteins from a single region of Nitrososphaerales archaeon:
- a CDS encoding molybdenum cofactor biosynthesis protein MoaE, whose amino-acid sequence MTKLISENLPEDVGAVMVFIGVAKAVGKNDKRVSRLEIESYEEHANVVIRKICEEVRDKYNVSFVKIYHLIGSFNVGEPLVYVIVASRSRKEAMQALKEAIERYKREATLWKKEIYVDGTFSWVT is encoded by the coding sequence ATGACGAAGCTGATCTCTGAGAATCTTCCAGAAGATGTAGGCGCTGTAATGGTATTTATCGGTGTGGCCAAGGCTGTAGGAAAGAATGATAAACGGGTATCAAGATTAGAGATAGAGTCTTATGAGGAGCATGCAAATGTAGTTATAAGGAAAATTTGTGAGGAAGTTAGAGATAAGTATAACGTAAGCTTTGTGAAGATCTATCATCTTATAGGCAGTTTCAACGTAGGCGAGCCCCTTGTCTACGTTATTGTAGCATCACGTAGCAGGAAGGAGGCTATGCAAGCGTTAAAAGAAGCGATAGAAAGGTACAAAAGAGAAGCTACTTTATGGAAGAAGGAGATATATGTGGATGGGACCTTTAGCTGGGTAACATGA